The following are encoded together in the Parabacteroides chongii genome:
- a CDS encoding glycoside hydrolase family 38 C-terminal domain-containing protein: MDKKSIFCGLLSLLPFLAKGEVAEEYNTKVKEVIVICKTHFDIGYTHRVDDVVNYYQTDMIDRAIKAMDACADLPEEQQFAWTIPGWVLSKTMEDWDGQTPQRRQILDDKFRSGKIISHALPFTLISDICGVEDMVRGLGFSSALNRKYGLPLSHSGKMTDEPSQTGALATVLAHAGIRFLHIGCNWPSGFVKTPGLFWWEGPDGSRVMTLYSASYGTNCAVCPVEWQGPNDPMMGVNLMPAKDWPYTVWPAILVTGDNSGPPTAERIKELFQEIKEKMPDVNVHMGTMDDFYDAIMKENPQLPVVKSAMPDTWIHGVMCDPGGIRLLRETHSLIPAAEALHTQLGCWGVDTPAVSDEIATAYEKMALYGEHTWGGSRQVNVYGKAFQQLSAEKNEDLEASWEDKTNYVRKASDIAHSVTDRNMTALATHVKCNKPSSIVYNPLPWKRSDWIELEGKKLFVKDIPAGGYRTVPLKEVSTKEQRLSGNTLENTYYKITFDAERGCITSLIDKKSGREWIDPKAEQGFGQYLNERFTYEQTLDYTMTYQQGRAKDWAHPGICKPGMVSEKEVPYRAASPQQGVLKMTAEGDVQIAELAMPSDRSNHLPASVLRISLYKDQPYVDMEITIQDKAKDNWPEADWLCLPFRIEQPEFNVYRQLGVMNPATDIQSGANRHLYAAEYGVTITGRDGAGMAVCPLDHPLISLGVPGCWKYSDDYVPEQPVVYLNLYNNQWNTNFRYWYPGTWSSRVRIWTIEEGTTPEERSLLFVTSALEARNPLQAVSVKKNEGNLPAAQSGIEVSRAGVTVTAFGADPDGNTGTLLRVWEQVGVSGKLMVTLPKGMNASLAVPVNLRGEKKGDPIHIKSGKFELELGAYAPASFILE; this comes from the coding sequence ACATGATCGACCGTGCCATTAAAGCTATGGATGCTTGTGCCGATCTGCCCGAAGAACAACAGTTTGCCTGGACGATCCCCGGGTGGGTCTTGTCGAAGACGATGGAAGACTGGGATGGGCAAACGCCTCAGCGTAGGCAGATATTGGACGATAAATTCAGGTCGGGGAAGATTATCTCGCATGCGTTGCCTTTCACGCTAATCTCTGATATTTGTGGAGTGGAGGATATGGTACGCGGACTGGGCTTTTCGTCTGCGTTGAATCGTAAGTATGGTTTGCCTTTGTCACACTCTGGCAAGATGACCGACGAACCGTCGCAGACAGGAGCTTTGGCGACGGTATTGGCTCATGCGGGTATCCGATTTTTGCATATCGGTTGTAACTGGCCGAGTGGGTTTGTTAAAACACCGGGATTGTTTTGGTGGGAAGGACCGGATGGCTCGCGGGTGATGACATTGTACTCTGCCAGTTACGGAACAAACTGTGCCGTGTGTCCTGTAGAATGGCAGGGACCGAATGATCCGATGATGGGAGTAAACCTGATGCCGGCAAAAGATTGGCCTTATACGGTTTGGCCGGCTATTCTAGTGACAGGTGATAACTCGGGACCTCCTACGGCAGAACGAATTAAGGAATTGTTTCAGGAGATAAAAGAGAAAATGCCGGATGTGAATGTGCACATGGGAACGATGGATGACTTTTACGATGCTATCATGAAAGAAAATCCGCAATTGCCCGTGGTGAAGTCCGCTATGCCGGATACTTGGATACATGGGGTGATGTGTGACCCGGGTGGAATACGCCTGTTGCGGGAAACGCATTCATTGATACCGGCAGCAGAGGCGTTGCATACGCAATTGGGCTGTTGGGGTGTTGATACACCGGCGGTTTCGGATGAGATAGCTACAGCGTATGAAAAGATGGCTTTGTATGGCGAACATACGTGGGGCGGATCAAGACAAGTGAATGTTTACGGAAAGGCTTTTCAGCAATTATCGGCTGAAAAAAATGAAGATTTGGAAGCTTCGTGGGAAGATAAAACGAATTATGTGCGGAAAGCCTCCGACATCGCGCATTCGGTTACAGATAGGAACATGACGGCTTTGGCTACTCACGTGAAATGTAATAAACCCTCTTCCATAGTCTACAACCCGCTGCCTTGGAAGCGTTCGGATTGGATAGAGCTAGAGGGAAAGAAACTGTTTGTAAAGGATATCCCCGCAGGAGGATACCGGACTGTCCCGTTGAAAGAGGTAAGTACCAAAGAACAGAGATTGTCAGGCAACACACTTGAGAATACCTACTATAAAATCACTTTCGATGCGGAACGAGGATGTATCACTTCCTTGATAGATAAGAAGAGCGGACGCGAGTGGATAGACCCGAAAGCCGAACAGGGCTTCGGACAGTATCTGAATGAGCGGTTCACGTATGAACAAACGTTGGATTATACGATGACTTACCAGCAAGGACGAGCTAAAGATTGGGCACATCCGGGTATTTGCAAACCGGGTATGGTGTCGGAAAAAGAGGTCCCTTATCGAGCCGCATCTCCCCAACAAGGTGTGTTGAAGATGACTGCTGAGGGTGACGTGCAAATAGCCGAACTGGCTATGCCTTCCGACCGCTCCAACCATCTTCCGGCTTCTGTATTGCGTATCTCTTTGTATAAAGACCAGCCGTATGTGGATATGGAAATCACCATACAGGATAAAGCGAAAGACAATTGGCCGGAGGCGGACTGGCTCTGCCTGCCTTTCCGGATCGAGCAGCCGGAGTTCAATGTTTACCGGCAGTTAGGCGTGATGAATCCGGCAACGGACATTCAATCGGGAGCAAACCGGCATCTGTATGCGGCTGAATATGGTGTAACCATTACCGGTCGGGATGGAGCTGGAATGGCAGTATGTCCGCTCGATCATCCGTTGATCAGTTTGGGAGTTCCCGGATGTTGGAAATATTCAGATGATTACGTACCGGAACAGCCGGTTGTCTATCTTAATTTGTATAATAACCAGTGGAATACGAATTTCCGTTATTGGTATCCTGGTACGTGGAGTTCCCGGGTTCGTATTTGGACGATAGAAGAAGGTACTACTCCGGAAGAAAGATCCCTGCTGTTTGTGACTTCAGCTTTGGAAGCGCGTAATCCATTACAAGCCGTATCTGTAAAAAAGAATGAAGGAAATCTTCCTGCTGCCCAATCGGGTATAGAAGTCTCTCGTGCGGGAGTGACAGTCACCGCATTTGGTGCCGATCCGGATGGAAATACAGGAACATTACTACGCGTTTGGGAACAGGTTGGAGTTTCAGGAAAACTAATGGTCACGTTGCCAAAAGGGATGAATGCCTCACTTGCCGTACCGGTAAATTTGCGTGGGGAAAAGAAAGGAGACCCTATCCACATTAAATCCGGAAAGTTTGAACTGGAATTGGGAGCTTATGCGCCTGCCAGTTTTATATTGGAATAA